A DNA window from Babylonia areolata isolate BAREFJ2019XMU chromosome 28, ASM4173473v1, whole genome shotgun sequence contains the following coding sequences:
- the LOC143301736 gene encoding high affinity cGMP-specific 3',5'-cyclic phosphodiesterase 9A-like: protein MEYKVIYLSINGRDEQAEFRCDEKGEDMREVFRAAGQAGQWDLVKLYNAQGNLLAISGRTPPNTPDTRYLLYVVSHSVRADYTMIHVYYMFTVHADRLHYDPCVHFDESLPPYFSYVLETLQKLEKSLPKGDHSQCPALKRLHAKMDSLTQRLEVTPHSSSSGCWLGLFKNMKDMRPSHCLRTLKGQQTMLSADQNHLVYDKFMAMTKVQLSSEVREELRKTRFDNWQWDFPEMLVLLRQMFIDLRLIYTFNIQMPVLQNWLFAVFSKYKHVPFHNFEHAFTVSQMMYGLMWLIDLPSKLDPLDILTLMVSAICHDIDHPGYSNTYQVNARTPLALLYNDISPLENHHCAVTFRLLETDHNNILHNLTPPQFRRVREGIISCILGTDMTKHNEHVAAFKAIVPQFDFSNREHTTKLMIILTKAADISNECRPMEVSQLWLDCLLQEFFTQGDTEKLEGLPVDRNMDRDRVTKSSSQIIFIKVVLLPLFLALAELFPQVKDDVVQPAHRALQYYVDLKAASQAKDKDGHMGNGREDSSDVDKTDNWL from the exons ATGGAGTACAAAGTCATATATCTTTCTATAAATGGACGAGATGAACAAGCTGAATTTCGCTGCGATGAAAAAGGCGAAGATATGCGAG AGGTGTTTCGCGCGGCAGGCCAGGCGGGTCAGTGGGACCTGGTGAAGCTGTACAACGCTCAAGGCAACCTGCTGGCCATCTCGGGACGCACGCCGCCCAACACACCGGACACCCGGTACCTTCTGTACGTCGTCAGCCACAGCGTCAGGGCTG ACTACACTATGATCCATGTGTACTACATGTTTACTGTCCATGCTGACAGACTACACTATGATCCATGTGtgcattttgatgaatctcttcccccgtattTCTCCtatgtgctggaaac GCTGCAGAAGCTGGAGAAGTCCCTGCCCAAGGGGGACCACTCTCAGTGCCCCGCACTGAAACGGCTCCACGCCAAGATGGACAGCCTGACACAGAGACTGGAGGTCACCCCTCACTCTTCTAGCTccggctg CTGGCTAGGACTGTTCAAGAACATGAAGGACATGCGGCCTTCTCACTGTCTGAGGACTCTCAAGGGACAGCAGACTATGCTCAGCGCTGACCAAAACCACTTGGTATACGACAAGTTCATGGCCATGac caaagTGCAGCTGTCCTCAGAGGTGAGGGAAGAACTGAGGAAGACCAGGTTCGACAACTGGCAGTGGGACTTCCCGGAAATGTTGGTCTTGCTGCGTCAGATGTTTATTGATCTGCGTTTGATCTACACCTTTAACATACAG ATGCCCGTCCTACAGAACTGGCTGTTCGCAGTGTTCAGCAAGTACAAACATGTCCCCTTCCACAACTTTGAGCATGCCTTCACCGTCAGTCAGATG ATGTACGGACTGATGTGGCTGATCGACCTGCCATCCAAACTGGACCCGTTAGACATCCTGACGCTGATGGTGTCAGCCATCTGTCACGACATTGACCACCCAGGGTACAGCAACACCTACCAGGTCAATGCCCGCACCCCACTGGCCCTGCTGTACAACGACATCTCTCCCTTGGAGAACCACCACTGTGCAGTCACCTTCAGGCTGCTGGAAACAGACCACAACAACATTCTGCACAACCTGACCCCTCCACAGTTCAGGCGTGTCCGTGAGGGTatcatcag CTGCATTCTGGGAACGGACATGACCAAACACAACGAGCATGTGGCGGCTTTCAAAGCCATCGTCCCACAGTTTGACTTCTCCAACAGAGAACACACCACGAAG ctgaTGATCATACTGACCAAGGCAGCAGACATCTCCAACGAGTGCCGACCCATGGAGGTGTCTCAGCTCTGGCTGGACTGTCTGCTGCAGGAGTTCTTTActcag ggagatacagagaagcTGGAGGGACTACCGGTGGACCgtaacatggacagagacagggtgaccaAGAGTTCTTCCCAGATCATCTTCATCAAGGTCGTCCTACTGCCTCTCTTCCTCGCTCTGGCGGAACTCTTCCCCCAGGTCAAG GACGACGTGGTGCAGCCTGCCCACAGAGCTCTGCAGTACTACGTGGACCTGAAGGCCGCCAGTCAGGCCAAGGACAAGGACGGCCACATGGGCAACGGCCGTGAGGACAGCAGCGATGTGGACAAAACGGACAActggctgtga